Sequence from the Fulvivirga ligni genome:
TGGCTTTTCAATTTAAAGCCAGAGCAAATTGATGTAGTGGTGCATCCGCAATCTATCATCCATTCTATGGTGCAGTTTGAGGATGGTTCCATCAAAGCTCAAATGGGCTTGCCAGACATGAAATTGCCTATACAATATGCTATAGCTTACCCGGAAAGGCTCAAGTCAAACTTCCCAAGGTTTGATTTTACCCAGTATCCTCAGCTCACGTTCGAGCAGCCGGATACTACCACTTTTAGGAATTTAGCACTTGCTTATGAGGCACTTAAGAAAGGAGGCAATATGCCATGTATCTTAAACGCTGCCAATGAAATAGCGGTGGAGGAATTTTTAAAAGATAATATTGGTTTTCTTCAAATGTCTGACATTGTGGAGAAATGTATGGAGAAAATTTCGTTTATTAGTACTCCTTCTTTAGAGGATTACGTAAACACAGACAAAGAAACAAGAATAAAAGCACTTCAATTAATTAAATAAATGGAAGGATTAATTATGGCGGCTCAGATCATTCTGAGCTTATCAATTTTAGTGGGACTGCATGAAATGGGGCATTTACTTGCTGCCAAGATGTTCGGAATGAGAGTGGAGCAGTTCTCTATAGGTTTTCCCCCTCGGATTTTTAGTTTCAAATACGGAGAAACAGAATATGCGCTTAGCGCCATCCCATTAGGTGGTTTCGTTAAAATTTCAGGTATGATCGATGAGTCTATGGATACTGAGGCTATGAAAGAGCCACCAAAACCATATGAGTTTAGATCAAAGCCAGCCTGGCAGAGGCTTATTGTAATGCTTGGAGGTATCATTGTAAATGTTATCACCGGTATAATCATTTTCGTGTGTCTCACCTTTGTGTATGGTGAAATGTTCATTTCTAATGACATGGTTAATGAAAATGGCGGAATTGTAGCTTTAGATCTTGGTGAGGAGCTGGGTTTGAAAACTGGTGATCAGATTGTAAAGATTAATGGTCAGGAAGTGCATGATTTTTCAGAGATTCTTAACCCTAATACATTCATGGGGTCCGGCGCTTATTATAGCGTTATAAGAGATGGCGAGTCAAAGCGAATAGCCATTCCAGATGATTTTATTGATAAAATGAATTCAAAGGAGGCGCAAAGCAACTTTGTAATGCCTAATATCTATAAAATGCCTCCAGTTGTGGGGCGTGTAGAAGCAGGTAGCCTTGCGGATAGAATAGGGTTGAAGCCTGGGGATAAATTCCTAAATGTTGGTGGTGTAACTATTAACAAATTTGAAGACATTCAGAATGTATTAAAAGGCTATAATAAGGATTCCATCTCCATGGAGGTGGTAAGAGAGGGTGAAACGCTCACCTACAACGAATATTTCGGAAAAGATTCAGTAATAGGTTTTGCTGTAGACGTACCAGTAGAAAAGAAGGATTATTCTTTCGGTCAATCTATAGGTCTTGGTACTAAAAAAGCATTTGGAATAGTTTTCTTGCAGATCAAGGCGTTTGGTAAAATGTTCAGTGGCGATCTTTCTGTTACTAAATCATTGTCAGGTCCTATTGGTATAGCCAAAGCTTACGGTGGTGAGTGGATTTGGGAGCGATTCTGGAGTATGACTGGTCTGCTTTCAATGGTACTTGCGTTTATGAACTTACTACCTATTCCAGCGCTTGACGGAGGGCATGTGATGTTCCTTACTTACGAAATGATATCAGGTCGTAAGCCGTCAGATAAGTTCCTTGAAAATGCCCAAAAGGTGGGTATGGCATTTTTACTTCTTTTAATGGTATTTATTTTCTTCAACGATATTTTCAAAGAATTCCTGAAGCCTTTGATAGGATAGGGTGTTTTTTGAACCACATTTAAGGAAAGCCGTCAGTTTTGACGGCTTTTTTTGTTTTTAAGCCCTCTTCCTTATGAATGTAAGCTCTAAGGATTGCTAAATCATTTTCATCAATGGTTAAATCGTCATTTTGACGCTTTTCAAACGGATGCACTCTGCTCATCCTTACCTGTTCTGATGTAAGTTCTTCCGTGGTAAACTTCCACAACCATCATTTATGTAATTATTTAAATATTTTATTGTTTTTCAGGTCTTGAAAAATGATGAAATCGAATATTTTAACATTTTCAAAATTGCAACGTTTGCAATTTTAAAATTTGCAAATTATTGTATCAATTCGAGGTGATAATATTAAAATAACTCACATTTATCGTTAACGATGGTGTAATATATACCCTATAAGTGCTTATTTAGGTCATGGTTTTTTAATCTGGGGGTAAAATTTATACCTGAATATTTCCTAATTACCAATAATTAGCTTTTCTTCGATGTTGAATTGAGCGCTTACTCTTTAGCAGAATATAATTATTACATCAACCTTTTATTTAATTCATTTATTATGCAATTATTAGATTTGACAGAATTTTCTTCTTCCATGATCGCTGGTGGAGGCGTAATTCTCGATGAAGCTATGGCTCTTCAGCAAGAGGCAATAGCTAATGGCCTGTTTACCGCCAATAACATATGGATGATGCTATCTACGGCATTAGTCTTTATTATGCACCTCGGCTTTGCTGGTGTAGAGGCAGGTTTTGGTCAAGCGAAAAACACTGTAAACATCCTGTTTAAAAACACACTTACACCTATTATAGGAGTTCTTACTTACTTCTTCGTAGGTTTTAACCTTATGTACCCTGGTTTTGCTGAAGGTGATGCTGGTATATTCGGTTTTGCAGGATTTGGTTTATCGTTACCAGAAAATGGTAACACGGTAGACTATGCTAGTGGTGGTTATACTTACTGGACTGATTTCTTATTTCAGGCCATGTTCGCTGCAACTGCTGCTACAATTGTATCTGGTGCTGTAGCTGAGCGTATCAAATTATCAACTTACTTAATCTTTACTTTCATTTTCGTTGGCCTTGTATACCCTATAGTAGGTAGCTGGAAATGGGGTGCTGGATGGTTAGATCAATTAGGATTCTATGACTTTGCAGGTTCTACATTAGTTCACTCTGTAGGTGGCTGGGGAGCTTTAGCAGGTATTATTGTGCTCGGACCAAGAATTGGTAAATATGTAGATGGTAAAGTAATAGACAAGCCAGGTTCTAGTGTGCCTTTGGCAGTAATAGGTGTATTCTTATTATGGTTAGGCTGGTTTGGTTTCAATGGTGGTTCTGTACTATCTGCTGATCCTGCTACAGTATCTTATGTACTAGTTACTACATCTTTAGCTGCTTGTACAGGTGGTTTAGGAGCTATGTTCACTGCGCTTATCACTTTCAAAAGACTTGACCTTGGTATGGTGCTAAACGGTATTCTTGCTGGTTTAGTAGGTATCACTGCCGGTGCTGATGTAATTTCTCCTAACTGGGCCCTTCTTGTAGGCTTTATTGCTGGTATCCTGGTTGTAATTTCTGCAATATCATTAGATAAATTCAAACTAGACGATGTAGTAGGTGCTGTTTCAGTACACCTTACTTGTGGTGTGTGGGGAACATTAGCGGTTGGACTTTTCAGTTCAAATCCAGATCATACCTTAGTAAAACAACTTATCGGAGTAGCAGCTTGTGGTGCTACAGCGTTTATAGCAGCTTTCATCATATTCTATGCATTGAAATTAACAGTGGGAATCAGAGTATCTGCAGAGCACGAAAGACAAGGGATGGACAGTCATGAGCATGGTATCAGAGGATATACCATCGTTTATGATGAATAAAATGCATTAACATCTTATCAACAATATTAGAAGTCACCCTGGAAGAGCTCTCACCCATCTTCCAGGGCCTTATATGACTTCACAGCTAACATAACTATTAACCTTAACACAAATTAAAATGAAAAAGTATTATTTATTACTAATGATAGCTACTTTTTTAGGAACGGTAGAAGTAAACGCTCAGGACGATGAAGTAGAAGAGTCAAAACCGGCTCTTAGTATTTCAGGTTCTGTGGATGCTTATTACAGGCTAAATTTTTCAGCGCGCAATAAAGTGGATGACAACTTTGGGTATGCTGCTCCAGGGACATCTTTCGCTAATTTACCAGGCTTTGCTTTGGGGATGGCCAACATTGTAACCTCTTACGAAGGGGAAAAAGCTGGATTTGTAGCTGATTTAGTATTTGGTCCTAGAGGTGAAGATGCTGTTTTTGGCTCTCCATTATATAATGCAGGCCGCGGGAGCTCTCAAATAGTGAACCAATTATATGCTTACTGGAATGTGAGTGATGCGGTAACCTTAACTTTAGGAAATTTCAATACTTATTTAGGTTATGAAGTAATCTCACCTGCTTCTAATTTTAATTACTCTACTTCTTACATGTTTTCTTACGGTCCCTTCTCTCATACTGGGTTGAAAGCAGATTTTGCATTTTCAGATGATGTTAGTGCTATGCTAGCTATCATGAACCCAACTGATATGACAGAATTGAACGTTACAGGAACTTATACACTTGGAGCTCAGATAGGATTTGGAGGAGCTTACCTTAATTTCCTATATGGAGATCAAGATGGTAAACTTGATGAGGATTTTGATGGACCGGGCGAGAATTCTGCTGGTACTACTTTTCAAGTTGATCTTACAGGTGGATGGGATCTTTCAGATGCTGTTTACTTAGGTGTTAATGCCACTTACAATACTACATCTGCAGGTGAAGCCATAGATGCATTAGGTCAATTGGAAGATGCCGATGGAGATGGATCTGGATTTTATGGTGTGGCTGGCTACTTTCAGGTAGCAGCATCAGAAGCTTTTTCTGTAGGCGCAAGAGTGGAGTACTTTAAAATGTTCAATGGTGGGCTTATTGATGGTTCAGGAGCTGCTCCTATCGGTTATGATGCCGATGGAGATGGAAGTGTAATCGATCTAACACTTTCAGCTAATTATAAAGTAGGTAATCTTACTATCATTCCTGAATTCAGACTTGATTCTACATCAGAGGATTATTTCTACGACAAGGATTATGAAGCTAGCAAAAGCCTAAGTTCTTTCGTTTTAGCAGCTGTTTATTCTTTTTAATTAAAATTATATGACTTTAACTCCGGCGATATTGTTTTCTGTGATACTTCTCATTACCCCTCATAAAGGAGAGGTGGTGGATAGTCTATCTTATCAGGAAGTAATATCGTGTGAGGGGGTGGCTAAACAAACTCTATATGAGAGTTTATCACTGGCCATGTATTCTATTTATGATAGTGCTTCAGTAAATATTGTAAATGAAAACACCATTAATATAAAGGTGGATATTACAGTGGCGAATAGCATTGTGGGCAAAGTAGGAAACCCTGCCGGAGAGCTTGATTTTACCATTGACGTTGACGTAAAAGATGAAAAATTCAGGTATAGAGCATATGATTTTTATTTCACTCCAATGGAGCGTAATCGCTACGGAAGGTTTGAATTAAAGGGAAAAAAAGAAGCTGTGATAGAAGAAGAATTTAAGCAGCGTAAAGCTTTGCTCAAAAAAATAAAAAGCGAAAGTGAGGAGTATTTGTCAGACCTCGCTGCCAGGCTGAAATCTGAAATAATAAAAGAAAAAGACAACGAAACAACTGAATGGTAACTAATAACTAATAAATCAAAACTATGGGAAAATCAAAACTCGAATACGTATGGCTTGATGGGTACAAGCCTACGCAAAGCTTGAGAAGCAAAACTAAAATTGTTTCTGACTTTGATGGAAAACTAGAAAGCTGCCCAATATGGTCATTCGACGGTAGTTCTACCGAGCAGGCTGAAGGAAACTCTTCAGATTGTCTGTTAAAGCCTGTAGCAATATTCCCGGATCCAGACAGAAAAAATGGATACCTGGTAATGACATCTGTACTTAACCCTGATGGTACTCCACACGTAACTAACGGTCGTGCTCTAATCGATGATGATGATAACGACTTCTGGTTCGGATTTGAGCAAGAATATTTCTTGTGGGATCCTTCTACTAACCTTCCATTAGGTTTCCCTACTGGTGGTTATCCTCGTCCTCAAGGGCCTTACTACTGCTCAGTAGGTGCTAAAAATGCATATGGTAGAGAAATTATCGAAGAGCATTTAGATCTTTGCCTTGAAGCAGGTATCAATGTAGAAGGTATTAATGCTGAAGTAGCTACAGGACAGTGGGAATTCCAAATTTTCGCTAAAGGTGCTGAGCAAGCAGGTGATCAAATTTGGATTGCCAGATATTTATTAGAAAGAACAGCTGAAAAATATGGTTTGTCTATCAACTGGCATCCTAAGCCATTAAAAGGCGACTGGAATGGATCTGGTATGCACGCTAACTTCTCTAACAGCGCTCTTAGAACTGCAGGCACTAAAGATGTATATGATACTATCTGTGAAGCATTCGGACCTGTAATTAAAGAGCACATTGCTGTATACGGTGCTGATAACGATCAGAGATTAACTGGAGCTCACGAGACTCAGTCTATCGATAAATTTAGCTATGGAGTATCTGATAGAGGTGCTTCTATAAGAATTCCTATCGCAACCGTAGAAAACGGATGGAAAGGATGGTTGGAAGATAGAAGACCTGCTTCTAACGGTGATCCTTATAAAATTGCGGCCAGAATTATCAAAACTGTAAAATCAGTTTCTGAGCCAGTATCAGCTTAAGCTGAAAAGTCAATTAGCTATAAAAGAAGGAGGGCTTAGTCCTCCTTCTTTTTTTTGAACATAGTTTCAAACGCATTTCTTAGTTCATGAGCGGCTTTTTGCAAGCTCTTCTCCACATCATCAAACTTGTCCTTATTGTTATTTCTGAAGTTATTGATCTCCTCATTAAGCTTATCTCCGCTTCTCTTCAGTTCATTAATTTCGTCAGCATATTCTACCTTAGCTCTTTCTTTGGCTTTGTGAAGATCTTCTATTAGGCCATCTATGCCTTTCCCAATGTCCTGAAACATCTTCTCGGCCCGTCCTTGTTGTTCTGTTTTCATAGTTTTTGAGTTTTAAACATGATTATAATAACAACGTGAAAAACAATTTATAGTTGAATAACCTTTAGATATTACATTAGAAATCAGATGAATTATAGGCTGTTTCCATGATCTTACGAATAAGCTTATAATTGATTACAGAACTAAGCTTTTATGCTTTATATTTGTGACACTAACGATGAAGTTATTTTTTAAATATAGTGTATTAATTGGCCTTTCTTTTTTGTTAACGGTAGGATGTGCCTCCGGCAAAAAGAGAAATGGTAAATTAAAGAAAGGGAAGCCAATTCCCTGCCCTATGAAAGACTGCTAACATGAAGAAAATTATACTGGCTATTGATGGATATTCAGCGTGTGGAAAGAGTAGTACTGCCAAGGCAGTAGCTGCAGAGCTGAATTATACCTATATAGATACAGGAGCCATGTACAGAGCGGTAACGCTTTACTTTCACGAGCATCACGTTAGCCTTACCAATGATAAAGAGGTAGAAAAAGCCCTTAATAATATTGATATTACTTTTCATAACAACGCTGAAAAAGAAACTGAAACGTTTCTCAATGGCTTAAACGTGGAAGACGAAATCAGGAAGATGTATATTTCTGAAAAAGTGAGCCATGTGAGCAGCCTTGCAGCTGTGAGAGAGGCTATGGTGGCTCAGCAGCGTAAGCTAGGTAAGAAGAGCGGCATAGTGATGGATGGGAGAGATATTGGCACTGTGGTATTTCCAGAGGCGGAACTCAAAGTATTTATGTTTGCTGATGTATATGTAAGAGCAGGTCGCAGACAAAAAGAGCTCATGGAAAAAGGCCAGCTGGTAGATCTTAGTGATATCATTCAGAATTTAGAGAAAAGAGATAAGATAGATAGTACTCGTGAGGTAAGCCCTTTAAGGCAGGCCAAAGATGCTATTGAATTAGATAGTTCTTTCTTAACCTTAGAAGAGCAAGTTGACCATATTGTGAGATTAGCTCTGGGTAAGATTTTGGAAGAAAAGAAAGAAACAATTAGCGCCTAGAAACGACGCTAATTTTTATTTGTTTTAAATTATTACATTAATTTTAATTGTAGGAAAAATTGTTAATTTTGCCTCGATTTTAAAAGATGAGATTTCAATCTTAAAGTATAGCATGTCTAAATTCATCAAGCTAAAAAAGGGGTTTGATATCAACCTGGCGGGCAAAGCTGAGAAGAAGATCGCGGAAGTAGGACAACCCGAAACTTTTGCGTACAAGCCCACGAGTTTTCACGGTATTTTAAGGCCAAAATTAAAAGTTAAGGAAGGTGATGTTGTAAAAGCAGGAACTCCTATACTTTTTGACAAGACGAACGATAAAGTGCTTCATGCAGCTCCTGTGAGCGGTGAGGTAGTTGAGATCAGACGAGGAGAGAAGAGAAAAATTCTTGAGATCGTAATCTTGGCCGATAAAGAGATCGAATTTGAAAGCTTCCAAAAATATTCAACTTCAGAGTTAAGCACTTTAACTAAAGAAGCTGCCATAGAGCAAATGCTTGCTGGTGGTGTATGGCCTAACATTATCCAAAGACCATACGGAGTTATTGCTGACCCTGCAGAAGCGCCTAAGGCAATTTTCATTTCTGCATTTGACACCCATCCTCTTGCACCTGACTTTGATGTATTATTCAAAGGTCAGGAAGTTGCATTTCAGGCTGGTATAGATGTGCTAAAGAAACTTACCACTGGTACAGTGCACGTAAACATTGATGCAGATGCTGAGGTTTCTCCGGTATTCTCTCAAGTAAAGAATGCACAAATCAATAAATTCTCAGGTCCACACCCTGCTGGTAACGTAGGTGTTCAGATCCACCACTTAGATCCTATTAGTAAAGGGGACGTGGCATGGACAGTAACTCC
This genomic interval carries:
- the cmk gene encoding (d)CMP kinase yields the protein MKKIILAIDGYSACGKSSTAKAVAAELNYTYIDTGAMYRAVTLYFHEHHVSLTNDKEVEKALNNIDITFHNNAEKETETFLNGLNVEDEIRKMYISEKVSHVSSLAAVREAMVAQQRKLGKKSGIVMDGRDIGTVVFPEAELKVFMFADVYVRAGRRQKELMEKGQLVDLSDIIQNLEKRDKIDSTREVSPLRQAKDAIELDSSFLTLEEQVDHIVRLALGKILEEKKETISA
- a CDS encoding porin encodes the protein MKKYYLLLMIATFLGTVEVNAQDDEVEESKPALSISGSVDAYYRLNFSARNKVDDNFGYAAPGTSFANLPGFALGMANIVTSYEGEKAGFVADLVFGPRGEDAVFGSPLYNAGRGSSQIVNQLYAYWNVSDAVTLTLGNFNTYLGYEVISPASNFNYSTSYMFSYGPFSHTGLKADFAFSDDVSAMLAIMNPTDMTELNVTGTYTLGAQIGFGGAYLNFLYGDQDGKLDEDFDGPGENSAGTTFQVDLTGGWDLSDAVYLGVNATYNTTSAGEAIDALGQLEDADGDGSGFYGVAGYFQVAASEAFSVGARVEYFKMFNGGLIDGSGAAPIGYDADGDGSVIDLTLSANYKVGNLTIIPEFRLDSTSEDYFYDKDYEASKSLSSFVLAAVYSF
- a CDS encoding ammonium transporter, encoding MALQQEAIANGLFTANNIWMMLSTALVFIMHLGFAGVEAGFGQAKNTVNILFKNTLTPIIGVLTYFFVGFNLMYPGFAEGDAGIFGFAGFGLSLPENGNTVDYASGGYTYWTDFLFQAMFAATAATIVSGAVAERIKLSTYLIFTFIFVGLVYPIVGSWKWGAGWLDQLGFYDFAGSTLVHSVGGWGALAGIIVLGPRIGKYVDGKVIDKPGSSVPLAVIGVFLLWLGWFGFNGGSVLSADPATVSYVLVTTSLAACTGGLGAMFTALITFKRLDLGMVLNGILAGLVGITAGADVISPNWALLVGFIAGILVVISAISLDKFKLDDVVGAVSVHLTCGVWGTLAVGLFSSNPDHTLVKQLIGVAACGATAFIAAFIIFYALKLTVGIRVSAEHERQGMDSHEHGIRGYTIVYDE
- the rseP gene encoding RIP metalloprotease RseP, with protein sequence MEGLIMAAQIILSLSILVGLHEMGHLLAAKMFGMRVEQFSIGFPPRIFSFKYGETEYALSAIPLGGFVKISGMIDESMDTEAMKEPPKPYEFRSKPAWQRLIVMLGGIIVNVITGIIIFVCLTFVYGEMFISNDMVNENGGIVALDLGEELGLKTGDQIVKINGQEVHDFSEILNPNTFMGSGAYYSVIRDGESKRIAIPDDFIDKMNSKEAQSNFVMPNIYKMPPVVGRVEAGSLADRIGLKPGDKFLNVGGVTINKFEDIQNVLKGYNKDSISMEVVREGETLTYNEYFGKDSVIGFAVDVPVEKKDYSFGQSIGLGTKKAFGIVFLQIKAFGKMFSGDLSVTKSLSGPIGIAKAYGGEWIWERFWSMTGLLSMVLAFMNLLPIPALDGGHVMFLTYEMISGRKPSDKFLENAQKVGMAFLLLLMVFIFFNDIFKEFLKPLIG
- a CDS encoding glutamine synthetase beta-grasp domain-containing protein; translated protein: MGKSKLEYVWLDGYKPTQSLRSKTKIVSDFDGKLESCPIWSFDGSSTEQAEGNSSDCLLKPVAIFPDPDRKNGYLVMTSVLNPDGTPHVTNGRALIDDDDNDFWFGFEQEYFLWDPSTNLPLGFPTGGYPRPQGPYYCSVGAKNAYGREIIEEHLDLCLEAGINVEGINAEVATGQWEFQIFAKGAEQAGDQIWIARYLLERTAEKYGLSINWHPKPLKGDWNGSGMHANFSNSALRTAGTKDVYDTICEAFGPVIKEHIAVYGADNDQRLTGAHETQSIDKFSYGVSDRGASIRIPIATVENGWKGWLEDRRPASNGDPYKIAARIIKTVKSVSEPVSA
- a CDS encoding DUF4468 domain-containing protein; the encoded protein is MTLTPAILFSVILLITPHKGEVVDSLSYQEVISCEGVAKQTLYESLSLAMYSIYDSASVNIVNENTINIKVDITVANSIVGKVGNPAGELDFTIDVDVKDEKFRYRAYDFYFTPMERNRYGRFELKGKKEAVIEEEFKQRKALLKKIKSESEEYLSDLAARLKSEIIKEKDNETTEW
- a CDS encoding Na(+)-translocating NADH-quinone reductase subunit A → MSKFIKLKKGFDINLAGKAEKKIAEVGQPETFAYKPTSFHGILRPKLKVKEGDVVKAGTPILFDKTNDKVLHAAPVSGEVVEIRRGEKRKILEIVILADKEIEFESFQKYSTSELSTLTKEAAIEQMLAGGVWPNIIQRPYGVIADPAEAPKAIFISAFDTHPLAPDFDVLFKGQEVAFQAGIDVLKKLTTGTVHVNIDADAEVSPVFSQVKNAQINKFSGPHPAGNVGVQIHHLDPISKGDVAWTVTPFGVIQIGKLFLEGKHDASRVIAVAGSEVSKPQYYKTYTGASIKKFVEGNLTNDHVRYVAGNALTGEKIAINGHLGHFDNLLTVLPEGDQYEMLGWILPTTKKLSFQRAFGLLSFLNPKKEYVIDTNTKGEPRAFVQTGVFEKVMPMDILPTYLLKAILAEDFDEMEALGIYEVIEEDLALCEFVDVSKHEIQEILREGINLIQYS